Proteins encoded together in one Chitinophaga sp. LS1 window:
- the cbiB gene encoding adenosylcobinamide-phosphate synthase CbiB: MDGKIIWIPLVVGYVLDLLLGDPGWLPHPVRLFGNLIAFGEKRLNNGSRRILKGAVLTVVLCLGVYAFFYSMQEILPLWARYIFNSIFVFYGLANKSLLQEGAAVYDALCHQGLEAGRKRLVWIVGRDTSKLQENQIRIAVLETLSENLSDGVIAPLLFYAVGGVPAMMLYKMINTLDSMIGYKSERYLYFGRFAARLDDVANYIPARVTAFLMVLVSFSKRGWQYIFKYGHKHASPNSGYPEAALAGIMNCRFGGPNVYHGVVVEKPYIGEHQREIQHEELRKVMFINQSVTFLMVVLIILFKAFYS, translated from the coding sequence ATGGATGGAAAAATAATATGGATTCCTTTGGTGGTAGGGTATGTGTTGGATTTGCTCCTGGGCGATCCAGGGTGGCTGCCACATCCGGTGCGGTTGTTTGGCAATCTGATCGCATTTGGTGAAAAGAGACTCAATAATGGATCCAGACGTATTCTAAAAGGAGCTGTATTAACCGTGGTATTGTGCCTCGGGGTGTATGCTTTCTTCTATTCCATGCAGGAAATACTGCCGCTCTGGGCGAGGTATATTTTCAACAGTATTTTTGTTTTTTACGGTTTGGCCAATAAGAGCCTTTTACAGGAGGGCGCAGCCGTTTATGACGCCTTATGCCACCAGGGGCTGGAAGCAGGCAGAAAACGCCTTGTCTGGATCGTAGGCAGGGATACTTCAAAGCTGCAGGAGAACCAGATCCGGATAGCGGTATTGGAGACCTTGTCAGAGAACCTTAGTGACGGAGTGATTGCCCCCCTGCTCTTTTATGCAGTAGGTGGTGTACCTGCTATGATGCTGTACAAGATGATCAATACGCTGGACTCTATGATTGGGTATAAAAGCGAGCGCTATTTATATTTTGGCCGGTTTGCCGCCAGACTGGATGATGTGGCAAACTATATACCCGCAAGGGTGACGGCGTTTTTGATGGTGCTGGTCTCCTTCAGTAAACGGGGATGGCAGTATATATTTAAATACGGTCACAAGCACGCCAGTCCCAATTCAGGTTACCCGGAGGCGGCGCTGGCTGGGATTATGAATTGCAGGTTCGGCGGGCCGAATGTGTATCATGGCGTGGTGGTAGAGAAGCCTTATATCGGTGAGCACCAACGGGAAATTCAACATGAAGAATTACGAAAAGTGATGTTTATAAATCAATCAGTAACTTTCCTGATGGTGGTGCTGATAATATTATTTAAAGCATTCTATTCATAA
- a CDS encoding cobyrinate a,c-diamide synthase, translating into MKKPQFLIAAPSSHSGKTTLTLGLLRALHNRGLQVQPFKCGPDYIDTTHHTRAARRQSINLDTFMMSEAHVQDLYSHYSDDADVVVTEGVMGLYDGAVKWEGSSAAIALLLDIPVILVVNAKAMAYSVAPLLYGLKNFNTDVKIAGVIFNFVNTESHYQFLKDACGDVGIMPLGYIPVNEEIKIPSRHLGLALSGENDYEAIVELAAAHVSKSVDIDGLLALTEKNRPSTETRHSFFQKKFKIAVAWDEAFNFIYAENIRQFGDVTYFSPIHDTSLPEADLLYLAGGYPELYLSALQQNLAMRKAIRDYCENGGRVIAECGGMMYLGNVITDQEGTRHDMCGVLDLETSMVDSRLSLGYRKVKIEDAVLKGHEFHYSHATSNLITIGEVQNARGKAVPTPIYRQQNVLASYIHFYWGEDVAILLSLWNK; encoded by the coding sequence ATGAAGAAGCCTCAGTTTTTAATCGCAGCACCATCCAGCCATTCAGGCAAGACCACACTCACTTTGGGGTTGTTGCGGGCATTGCATAACAGGGGCTTGCAGGTCCAGCCTTTTAAATGCGGCCCTGATTATATCGATACAACCCATCATACCCGGGCAGCCCGCAGGCAGAGCATCAATCTGGATACGTTTATGATGAGTGAGGCACATGTGCAGGATCTGTATAGTCACTACAGCGATGATGCAGATGTGGTAGTCACAGAAGGTGTGATGGGGTTGTATGACGGAGCCGTGAAATGGGAGGGGAGTAGTGCGGCGATTGCATTGTTGCTGGATATACCTGTGATACTGGTGGTGAATGCAAAGGCAATGGCGTATTCAGTGGCGCCGTTGTTGTATGGGTTGAAGAATTTTAATACGGATGTAAAGATTGCCGGGGTTATTTTCAATTTTGTCAATACGGAGAGTCATTATCAGTTTCTGAAGGATGCGTGCGGGGATGTGGGTATTATGCCATTGGGGTATATTCCTGTGAATGAAGAGATAAAGATTCCTTCCAGACATCTGGGGTTGGCATTGTCAGGTGAAAATGATTATGAGGCGATTGTAGAGCTGGCAGCTGCTCATGTAAGTAAGTCGGTGGATATCGATGGGTTATTGGCTTTGACGGAGAAAAACAGACCTTCGACAGAGACAAGGCATTCTTTTTTTCAAAAGAAATTTAAGATCGCTGTAGCCTGGGACGAAGCATTTAATTTTATCTATGCAGAGAATATCCGTCAGTTTGGAGATGTGACCTATTTTAGTCCAATACATGATACATCTTTACCTGAAGCAGATCTGCTCTACCTCGCCGGAGGCTATCCTGAATTATATTTATCCGCCTTACAGCAGAACCTCGCCATGCGAAAAGCTATTCGCGACTATTGCGAAAACGGCGGACGTGTGATTGCAGAATGTGGGGGGATGATGTACCTGGGCAACGTTATTACAGATCAGGAAGGCACCCGCCACGACATGTGTGGTGTACTGGACCTTGAGACCAGCATGGTTGATAGTCGCTTATCACTAGGTTATCGCAAAGTAAAAATTGAAGATGCGGTTTTGAAAGGGCACGAATTCCATTACTCACACGCCACATCAAATCTCATCACCATCGGCGAAGTACAGAATGCCCGTGGTAAAGCCGTACCAACACCTATTTACAGACAGCAAAATGTGCTCGCCTCCTACATTCATTTTTACTGGGGTGAAGACGTCGCAATACTTTTATCATTATGGAACAAGTAA
- a CDS encoding SDR family oxidoreductase, producing MEQNEYTKNRSISILGCGWLGLPLAELFVQQGYQVKGSVTSEEKLETLSEKGVLPYQVTITDQAIDCNDLQAFLDSDILIINFPPGRRPDITTYHPAQIALLIQAIEVSPVKHVLFISSTSVYPDLNREITEKDIVPPTKGSGQALLQAENLLLSQTKFTTTILRLGGLIGYDRMPAHFLAGKKDVENGDAPINVIHQDDCLGLISALIEQEVWGDIFHAAADEHPTRKVYYTLAAEKAGLEVPTFAEGKPLCFKIINSDKIKHRLRYTFKHPNPLALL from the coding sequence ATGGAACAGAATGAGTATACAAAGAACAGATCCATCAGCATCTTAGGCTGTGGCTGGCTCGGCTTACCATTAGCCGAACTTTTTGTTCAGCAGGGATACCAGGTTAAGGGGTCTGTGACCAGTGAAGAAAAGCTGGAAACACTGTCTGAAAAAGGGGTACTCCCCTACCAGGTCACCATCACCGACCAGGCCATTGACTGTAATGACCTGCAGGCATTCCTGGATAGCGATATCCTGATCATCAATTTCCCACCCGGTCGCAGACCGGATATTACCACTTATCACCCTGCCCAGATTGCCCTACTGATTCAGGCAATTGAGGTAAGCCCTGTCAAACACGTGCTGTTTATCAGCTCCACCTCCGTATACCCTGACCTGAACAGGGAAATTACGGAAAAGGACATAGTACCCCCGACCAAAGGTAGCGGACAAGCCCTGTTGCAGGCAGAGAACCTGCTCCTTTCACAAACGAAATTTACCACTACTATACTTAGATTAGGAGGTTTGATCGGGTACGACCGTATGCCGGCGCACTTCCTGGCGGGCAAAAAAGATGTGGAAAACGGAGATGCCCCTATCAATGTGATCCACCAGGACGATTGCTTAGGACTGATCAGTGCGCTCATTGAACAGGAGGTTTGGGGAGATATTTTTCATGCTGCTGCCGATGAACACCCGACCCGCAAAGTTTACTATACATTGGCAGCTGAAAAAGCAGGGCTGGAAGTTCCTACCTTTGCCGAAGGCAAACCATTGTGTTTTAAGATTATCAATTCTGATAAGATCAAGCACCGCCTGCGTTATACATTCAAACATCCTAACCCACTGGCATTATTATGA
- a CDS encoding (2Fe-2S) ferredoxin domain-containing protein, with the protein MAIKDLTKVQKMVFICNGGTCAKGGADENTIALRAHLTKHGMDDEIHTVRTKCMGQCTSGPIIFIHPEGAWYGGVNPEIARDIATQHLLQNTLLKPQLCFPEPDALVLQPVTFSAAKAE; encoded by the coding sequence ATGGCTATTAAAGATCTGACCAAGGTTCAGAAGATGGTTTTTATTTGCAATGGTGGAACCTGTGCTAAAGGCGGTGCAGACGAAAACACTATAGCTTTGAGGGCACACCTCACCAAACATGGCATGGATGATGAAATTCATACTGTTCGCACTAAATGTATGGGTCAATGTACCAGCGGACCAATTATATTCATTCACCCCGAAGGTGCCTGGTATGGTGGCGTAAACCCTGAGATTGCACGTGATATTGCGACTCAGCATCTCTTACAAAACACTTTACTGAAACCACAACTTTGCTTCCCGGAACCAGATGCCTTGGTGTTACAGCCTGTAACGTTTAGCGCAGCGAAAGCAGAATAA
- a CDS encoding NAD+ synthetase encodes MGTDISGFIVLAVLGLRHGLDPDHITVIDGYTYRLHMHKSTWSKWVGTLFTFGHGIMVTAIALFLCILKNNFNIPPLLDIVVEWTASLMLFFMGISNLIYLKRGQVQMAGIRQKLIPNAFNKSLNPFTVILTGIIFGFIFDTSSQIAAFGYAVAVSNQWIYAILGGVVFSLGLILTGTCDSMLLSKLLKTFDQKKIQNHRFKLNVLITIMCFAIPIYKILSTWNTSLELSDTQNNIVGIIFVSIIISLYADLYLRHKFSKSDNGTE; translated from the coding sequence ATGGGAACCGATATTTCAGGATTTATCGTATTGGCTGTCCTTGGCCTTCGCCACGGACTTGACCCGGACCACATTACAGTGATCGATGGTTATACTTACCGCCTCCACATGCACAAAAGTACATGGAGCAAATGGGTAGGTACCCTCTTTACATTTGGACATGGCATTATGGTCACCGCCATTGCATTATTCCTTTGTATACTGAAGAACAATTTCAATATCCCACCATTGCTGGATATCGTGGTTGAATGGACTGCCTCGCTGATGCTGTTCTTTATGGGTATTTCTAACCTTATCTATTTGAAGAGAGGTCAGGTACAAATGGCCGGTATCCGACAGAAATTAATCCCGAATGCATTCAACAAAAGCCTGAATCCGTTCACAGTAATACTCACAGGCATCATCTTCGGGTTCATCTTCGATACCTCTTCGCAGATTGCAGCCTTTGGTTATGCTGTAGCAGTATCAAACCAATGGATCTACGCAATCCTGGGTGGCGTAGTGTTCTCCCTGGGATTAATCCTCACAGGCACCTGCGATTCCATGTTGCTCAGCAAACTACTCAAGACCTTCGACCAGAAGAAGATCCAAAACCACCGGTTCAAATTAAATGTACTAATCACAATCATGTGTTTCGCAATTCCCATCTATAAAATACTCAGTACATGGAATACTTCCCTGGAATTGAGCGACACACAGAACAATATTGTGGGAATAATTTTCGTAAGTATCATCATTTCATTGTATGCTGATTTATATTTGAGGCACAAATTCAGTAAATCAGACAATGGAACAGAATGA
- the cobJ gene encoding precorrin-3B C(17)-methyltransferase, with amino-acid sequence MRLSVVGIGPGGADYILPVAQQVLSDADIVIGYSYYFQFISHLLKPTCECIGKDLTEEEARAVLAVDSCAPGKHIVVISSGDAGIYAMASLVYQYAGKHPEKEIALQTIPGISAFIAAAGKLGAPLGHDFCCISLSDLMTPWTTIEQRIKAAAFGDFVTSLYNPRSKKRFWQLERFKEIFLEHRSPDTPVAIIRQVTRPEENILITTLKELPVAAVDMFSLVMVGNSQTYQFKNFLVTPRGYLDRKPQSGQEIQDESFRQIAAQMQRTDLSPADKWAVMRCIHTTADFEYEDLYHSNDNAIDRWQEYLQQGGTIVTDVTMVQSGITRSFLEKYQSQVHCYLNAEGVLELAAQKGLTRSQAGMRLAIEKHPEALFVVGNAPTALFELCDHLGNAGFKPAGIIGAPVGFVNVVESKLKLQAMKHIPYVIIKGRKGGSNVAASIVNAAFSYE; translated from the coding sequence ATGAGATTAAGTGTAGTGGGCATAGGTCCCGGCGGCGCTGATTACATTTTGCCAGTCGCACAACAGGTATTATCAGATGCAGATATCGTGATTGGATATAGTTACTATTTCCAGTTCATCAGTCATTTACTAAAACCCACCTGCGAATGTATTGGCAAAGACCTCACTGAAGAAGAAGCACGTGCAGTACTGGCAGTAGATAGCTGTGCCCCCGGTAAGCATATAGTCGTGATCAGCTCTGGTGATGCAGGGATTTATGCTATGGCATCGCTGGTATACCAGTACGCAGGCAAACACCCGGAAAAAGAGATTGCATTACAGACTATTCCGGGTATCAGTGCATTCATAGCCGCTGCAGGTAAACTAGGCGCCCCACTGGGCCATGATTTCTGCTGCATTTCCCTATCAGATTTAATGACACCATGGACCACCATAGAGCAACGTATCAAAGCTGCGGCCTTTGGTGACTTCGTCACCTCATTATATAATCCAAGAAGCAAAAAACGCTTCTGGCAACTGGAACGCTTTAAAGAGATCTTTTTAGAACATCGTTCGCCGGATACACCTGTGGCAATTATACGCCAGGTAACACGCCCGGAAGAAAACATCCTCATTACCACACTAAAAGAACTACCTGTAGCAGCTGTAGATATGTTCTCGCTGGTGATGGTGGGTAATTCCCAGACATACCAGTTCAAAAACTTCTTAGTTACGCCACGTGGTTATTTAGATAGAAAGCCACAGAGCGGACAGGAGATCCAGGACGAAAGTTTCAGACAGATCGCCGCACAAATGCAACGTACTGATTTATCACCTGCCGATAAGTGGGCGGTAATGCGTTGTATACACACAACGGCTGATTTCGAATATGAAGATTTATATCATTCTAACGATAATGCCATTGACCGCTGGCAGGAATACCTGCAACAAGGCGGTACAATTGTAACGGATGTGACAATGGTGCAATCTGGTATTACCCGTTCTTTTCTGGAGAAATATCAGTCTCAGGTACATTGTTATTTAAATGCAGAAGGCGTACTTGAACTCGCGGCACAGAAAGGTTTGACAAGAAGCCAGGCCGGGATGCGGCTGGCGATAGAGAAGCACCCGGAGGCATTGTTTGTAGTAGGAAATGCACCGACGGCTTTGTTTGAGTTATGTGATCATTTGGGAAATGCGGGCTTTAAACCTGCAGGCATCATTGGTGCACCGGTAGGTTTTGTGAATGTGGTGGAGTCAAAATTGAAATTGCAGGCGATGAAGCATATACCTTATGTGATAATAAAAGGTCGCAAGGGAGGTAGTAATGTGGCAGCAAGTATCGTAAATGCAGCATTCTCTTATGAATAA
- a CDS encoding aminotransferase class I/II-fold pyridoxal phosphate-dependent enzyme: MILGHGDDRYLYSREILADFSSNVYYKGLSIGLVHHLSTQLFRLKNYPEANAQSLQEALAQWHEITPSQVLATNGATEAFYLVAHAWRGQSATVVIPAFAEYEDACRVNDISVSHLEWSSLKQDTTFATELVFLGNPNNPTGALLSVDFLQALLLNNTAITFVIDEAYVDFTHERKSLVNSLDDLPNLIIIKSLTKTYAIPGLRLGYLLSSTDTIAKIIVSKMPWSVNALAIEAGLYIVAHKEQLTFNAVDLLQDTANLMAALSIHVKVMPTQTNFFLCELINGTAADLKAYLVEEHSLLIRDASNFKSLSPKHFRVATQTPEKNALLIKGINAWMEK; encoded by the coding sequence ATGATATTAGGTCATGGAGATGACAGGTATCTGTATTCCCGGGAAATTCTTGCTGATTTTAGTTCTAACGTGTATTACAAAGGACTTTCCATTGGTTTGGTACATCACCTGAGCACACAACTTTTCAGATTAAAAAATTATCCGGAAGCAAACGCACAAAGTTTGCAGGAAGCATTGGCACAATGGCATGAGATTACGCCGTCACAAGTCTTAGCCACAAATGGCGCAACTGAAGCTTTTTATCTGGTAGCCCATGCATGGAGAGGCCAATCGGCAACGGTTGTCATTCCTGCATTTGCAGAGTATGAAGATGCCTGCAGGGTGAATGATATTTCAGTATCGCATCTTGAATGGTCTTCTCTAAAACAGGATACTACATTTGCGACAGAGCTGGTATTTTTAGGTAATCCTAATAATCCTACCGGGGCTTTGTTATCAGTTGACTTTCTACAGGCATTGCTGCTAAACAATACTGCAATCACGTTTGTGATCGATGAAGCATATGTAGACTTTACCCATGAAAGAAAATCGCTGGTTAACTCACTGGATGACTTACCGAATTTAATTATCATCAAATCACTCACCAAAACTTATGCAATACCGGGTTTGAGGCTAGGGTATTTATTAAGTAGCACTGATACGATCGCTAAAATAATAGTGTCAAAAATGCCCTGGTCAGTGAATGCACTGGCCATTGAAGCGGGCTTGTATATTGTGGCGCATAAAGAACAACTGACATTTAATGCAGTAGATTTATTGCAGGATACGGCTAACTTAATGGCGGCATTGAGTATTCATGTGAAAGTGATGCCTACTCAAACGAACTTCTTTTTATGTGAGTTAATAAATGGTACTGCTGCTGATCTAAAGGCATATCTGGTAGAGGAGCATAGTTTACTTATCAGGGATGCCAGCAATTTCAAAAGTCTCAGTCCGAAACATTTCAGGGTGGCGACACAAACGCCAGAAAAAAATGCTTTATTGATTAAAGGCATCAATGCATGGATGGAAAAATAA
- a CDS encoding sirohydrochlorin chelatase, with product MKGILICGHGSRDPEGVRGFKELVALLKERYPDYMVDYGFLEFSHPVYAAAVERMYLAGVREILAIPAILFAGAHAKNDIPYEMNTLQSQYEGLTIRLGRHIGITPSILKLAQKLIREAGGTGDLSDTCLLVVGRGTSDPDANADVAKMTRMLWEGMGFGFATTAYIGVTKPLLQEALPLVNLLPYKRIIAVPVFLFTGVLLKKIYTQLDEYKAQTDKTILYTSGFECDDLLLETIDERIREVEVGRPEMNCQLCKYRTQIIGFEEEVGKEQVGHHLAVKGILFEEDEKIESGNKVISKFKKILGI from the coding sequence ATGAAAGGGATATTAATATGCGGACATGGCAGCAGGGACCCGGAAGGAGTACGGGGATTTAAAGAGCTGGTCGCTTTGCTTAAAGAGCGATACCCGGACTATATGGTCGATTATGGCTTCCTGGAATTTTCACATCCCGTATATGCAGCGGCGGTAGAACGCATGTATCTGGCAGGAGTGCGCGAAATCCTGGCAATTCCGGCTATTCTCTTTGCCGGCGCGCATGCCAAGAATGATATTCCTTATGAGATGAATACCCTGCAAAGCCAGTATGAAGGATTGACGATACGGCTAGGCAGGCATATAGGCATTACGCCGTCTATTTTAAAACTCGCACAGAAACTTATACGGGAAGCAGGTGGTACGGGAGATCTTTCTGATACCTGTCTGCTTGTAGTTGGCAGAGGAACTTCCGATCCGGATGCGAATGCTGATGTGGCGAAAATGACCCGGATGCTGTGGGAAGGAATGGGATTTGGCTTTGCAACGACGGCCTATATCGGAGTGACAAAGCCTTTGCTGCAGGAAGCCTTGCCCCTGGTGAATCTCTTGCCCTATAAGAGGATCATCGCGGTCCCGGTATTTTTGTTTACAGGCGTGTTATTGAAAAAGATATATACGCAGCTGGACGAATACAAAGCACAGACTGATAAAACAATACTATATACTTCCGGTTTCGAATGTGATGACCTATTATTAGAGACGATCGATGAACGGATCAGAGAGGTAGAAGTTGGAAGACCAGAGATGAATTGCCAGCTTTGTAAGTATAGAACTCAGATAATTGGATTTGAGGAGGAGGTGGGCAAAGAGCAGGTGGGGCACCATCTGGCTGTGAAAGGGATCTTGTTTGAAGAGGATGAGAAGATTGAATCGGGGAATAAGGTGATCAGCAAATTTAAAAAGATATTGGGGATCTGA
- the cobI gene encoding precorrin-2 C(20)-methyltransferase, protein MAKQGKIYGVSLGPGDPLLITVKGLQVLQQVDRIYYPGSLLEDGSTISYSLGILQYHQLDESKFRGMFLKMSNDRSEVAGTYANTFLQMWEDYQMGLQAAFVSEGDISFYSTFAYLMEHIQQYKLDVEIIAGVPSFLNGAAAHQFPLGVLNEKIAILPRMQDAKQLDHLLDSFDTVVLIKVRSVIKTLLPVMHNRALRMMYCERLGTPDQFITTDIQAIKERELPYFSLIILKKL, encoded by the coding sequence ATGGCAAAACAAGGTAAAATTTATGGTGTATCTCTTGGCCCCGGCGATCCTTTATTGATAACCGTTAAGGGCCTGCAGGTTTTGCAGCAGGTAGATAGAATTTATTATCCGGGCTCTTTGCTCGAGGATGGCAGTACCATCAGTTACTCACTGGGAATATTGCAATATCATCAACTGGATGAGAGCAAATTCAGGGGCATGTTCCTGAAAATGAGTAACGACAGAAGCGAGGTAGCAGGCACATATGCAAATACGTTCCTGCAGATGTGGGAGGACTACCAGATGGGATTACAGGCAGCGTTTGTCAGCGAAGGGGATATTTCCTTTTACAGCACATTTGCTTACCTGATGGAACATATTCAGCAATATAAGTTGGATGTGGAGATCATTGCAGGAGTACCTTCTTTCCTGAATGGAGCGGCAGCTCACCAATTTCCATTAGGTGTACTGAATGAGAAGATAGCCATTTTGCCACGCATGCAGGATGCTAAACAATTGGATCATTTATTAGATTCTTTTGATACAGTAGTACTGATTAAAGTGCGGAGTGTGATCAAAACATTGTTGCCGGTGATGCACAACAGGGCATTGCGGATGATGTATTGCGAAAGACTGGGTACACCGGATCAGTTTATCACAACAGATATACAGGCTATTAAAGAGAGAGAACTGCCCTATTTTTCGCTGATTATTCTAAAGAAATTATGA
- a CDS encoding cobyric acid synthase: MQQLKPIMFVGTASDVGKSFINTGFCRIFKQDGYQPAPFKAQNMSLNSFVTPDGLEIGRAQAVQAEACGLPCSADMNPVLLKPTNDKTSQVVLMGKPVGSQSAYDYFMGNNKQELLNAAKAAFDRLLAQYSPVVMEGAGSISELNLKHRDITNMRMALHARADVYLVADIDKGGIFGSVYGTIALLPPEEKALLKGIIVNKFRGDARLFETGKTLLEELCGVPVVGIIPYRRDIYVEEEDSVALARKQQQAGSGKVNVVVVLLNRLSNFTDFTVLEKDERVHLYYSNNAAEIAQADIVIIPGSKNTIADLVDIKNNGVATAITQAFKDGKTVIGICGGYQMMGHSVEDPVGVEGTVSCMPGLGLLPVTTVLTEVKTTQQCTFQYKNSAAICEGYEIHMGITSSNTPLNTMPHGHGDGYILNDRCWGTYIHGILDNPVVVDDLLSPFRMEAAAPFDYNNYKHEQYDKLAQHLREHVDIAYIYSQLKSEQ, from the coding sequence ATGCAGCAATTAAAACCCATCATGTTTGTAGGTACCGCTTCAGACGTCGGGAAAAGCTTTATAAATACCGGTTTCTGCCGCATTTTCAAACAGGATGGTTACCAACCAGCTCCGTTTAAGGCACAGAACATGTCACTCAACAGCTTCGTTACTCCTGACGGACTTGAAATAGGCCGCGCGCAAGCAGTACAGGCAGAAGCCTGTGGGCTGCCCTGTAGTGCAGATATGAACCCTGTATTGCTGAAACCTACGAATGACAAGACCTCGCAGGTTGTATTGATGGGTAAACCTGTGGGGAGCCAGTCGGCCTATGATTACTTCATGGGGAATAATAAACAGGAATTGTTGAATGCTGCCAAAGCAGCCTTTGACAGGTTGCTGGCCCAGTATAGCCCTGTAGTAATGGAAGGTGCAGGTAGTATCAGTGAACTAAACCTGAAACACAGGGATATTACAAATATGCGGATGGCACTGCATGCAAGGGCAGATGTATACCTCGTTGCAGACATTGACAAAGGCGGCATCTTTGGGAGTGTATATGGCACAATCGCACTTTTACCTCCTGAAGAAAAAGCATTGCTGAAAGGCATCATCGTCAATAAATTCCGTGGCGATGCCCGTCTTTTTGAAACCGGAAAAACCTTGCTGGAAGAGCTGTGCGGTGTTCCTGTAGTTGGTATCATCCCTTATCGAAGGGATATCTACGTAGAGGAAGAAGACTCTGTGGCACTGGCTCGTAAGCAACAACAGGCAGGTAGTGGCAAAGTCAATGTAGTAGTAGTTTTACTAAACCGTTTGTCCAACTTCACAGACTTTACCGTACTCGAAAAAGATGAGCGCGTACACCTGTATTATAGCAATAACGCGGCTGAAATTGCACAGGCAGACATTGTGATTATACCCGGTAGTAAAAATACCATTGCAGACCTGGTGGATATCAAAAATAATGGTGTGGCAACAGCCATCACACAGGCATTCAAAGACGGCAAGACTGTGATTGGTATCTGTGGTGGTTACCAGATGATGGGGCATAGTGTGGAAGATCCTGTAGGTGTGGAAGGTACTGTTTCTTGTATGCCCGGGCTGGGGTTGCTACCAGTAACAACAGTACTTACTGAAGTAAAGACCACACAACAATGCACCTTTCAATATAAAAATAGTGCCGCTATCTGTGAAGGATATGAGATTCATATGGGGATTACCTCAAGCAACACCCCATTGAATACGATGCCCCATGGCCACGGGGATGGGTATATATTGAACGACCGCTGCTGGGGCACCTATATCCATGGCATTTTGGATAACCCTGTAGTCGTGGACGACCTGCTTTCCCCTTTCAGGATGGAAGCTGCCGCCCCCTTTGATTACAACAATTATAAACATGAGCAGTACGATAAACTGGCACAACATCTGCGCGAACATGTCGATATTGCCTACATTTACAGTCAATTAAAAAGTGAACAATGA